The DNA window CCGGATACCTCGCGCGATGCCGCGCTGGAAATCTCCAACGTGCTCGGGGTGAAGTACCGCGAAGGCTTCATCAAGAACCGCTACATCGGCCGCACCTTCATCATGCCGGGGCAGGGCGAGCGGGTGAAGTCGGTGCGCCGCAAGCTCAACCCGATCCACCTGGAGTTCCGCAACCGCGTGGTGCTGCTGGTCGACGATTCGATCGTGCGCGGCACCACCAGCCAGCAGATCGTGCAGATGGCGCGCGACGCCGGCGCGCGCAAGGTGTACCTGGCCAGCGCCGCACCGCCGGTGCGTTACCCGAACATCTACGGCATCGACATGCCCGCCGCCGAAGAGCTGGTCGCGCACAACCGCACCGTCGAGCAGATCGAAGCGCACCTGGGCTGCGACTGGCTGATCTACCAAGACATCGAAGACATGGAAGCAGCGGTGAGTGAAGGCAACCAGGAGCTGAAGAACTTCGACTCCTCGTGCTTCACCGGTGTGTATCCGACCGGGATCGAGCCGGGCTATTTCGAACGCATCCAGCAGCTGCGTTCGGACGACGCCAAGCACAAGCGCCGCGCCTGAGGCGTGGCGGTGAGCGTGCCGCTGCCGCTCGATGCTGCGGCCACGGACCTGCTGCGTGCCGCGCAGCAGTGCATGGCCGAAGCCGATCCACTGCGCAAGGTCGCACTCACCCAGCACCATGCCCGGCAGTTCCGCGCCGGGCAGCTCAAGGCTGCCGCCGACGCGCAGCCGCCGGAGCCGATCCGCATGCCCGGTCGCCCGCCGCAGCTGCAACTGGTGCACCCGCGCGAGCTGCCGCGACGCGGGCTGGGCAGCCCGGAAGGGCGGGCGGCCTTCATTCACGCCATCGCGCATATCGAGTTGAATGCCATCGACCTGGCCTGGGACGCGGTGTATCGCTTCCGTGGGCTGCCGTCGTCATTCCATGCCGATTGGGTGAGCGTCGCCGATGACGAATCGCGCCACTTCATGCTGCTGCAGGGGCGTCTTGAAGCGCACGGTCACCGCTATGGGGATTTTCCCGCGCACAACGGCCTGTGGGACATGTGCGAACGAACCGCGCACGACGGCCTGTCGCGCATGGCGCTGGTGCCGCGGGTGCTGGAAGCGCGCGGACTGGACGTCACCCCGGGCATGATCACCAAGCTGCGGTCGGCCAACGACCACGCCACCGCCGATGTGCTGGAAGTGATCCTGCGCGAGGAAGTGGCGCATGTGGCGGCTGGCTCGCGCTGGTATCGGTGGTACTGCGCCCGCGAAGGAGTGGAGCCGCGTGCACGTTTCATCGCGCTGCTGAAGGAGTACGCGGGCGGGTATCTCAACGGGCCGTTCAACCTGGAAGCGCGTTTGCTGGCCGGGTTTGATGAAGAAGAGATGGCCGATCTGGTAGAGCAGGCAGGAAATTCGTGATTTCAGGCGTTGGCCAACACCACGCGCTTTCCGTCTTCCGTTGGCCGGTTGATGTAGAACAACCCCGGCCCGGGCCGATACGGCAACTCCCTTACGCCCTCGTCCGCCGCATACAACAGCGCCGTATCCCCCAGCGCATCGAAATTCCAATGCGCAGACTGCATCAGGTAACGCTGCCGTAATCGCAGTTCCTGCGCCGCATCCAGCGCGTGGCCCGCCAGTAATCGCGCGGCAATGTCCTGCAGTTCGGCCGGTAACGCCAGCCCCGGTATCGCATCCGGCGACTGCTGCCACACCACGCCGGCTGCCACCGCGCGCGCATGCATCAGCCGCAACGCCACCAGCTGGTAGCGCCAGTCAATCTCGCGCTTCAACACCACCGCCGCATGCGCGAACAACACCCATTGCGGCAGCACGCTGTTGCTGCCGGCCACGCGCATCTGCTGCCAGCGATGCCAGACATCCACCCAAACCGCGTCATCGTCCAGGTCCAGGGCTTTCTGCCAGCGCCTGCACGCGGCCTGTGCGCGAACGTATACCTGGGTGCTGCGCAGCAGAGACAGCGGCGGTGCCGTGGTGTCGGGCACGTCATGCTGTCGGATGCGCTGGCCCTGCGGCCGGGTCAGCAGCTTGGGGCCTTCGATGCGCTGGTCGTAACTGCCGCCGATGTTGGCGTGCGCGCCGGGCAGGGCGATCTCCTCGAAGGTCGGTGCCACCGTGGTCAAGGCGAAATGATGGCGATGCTCGTCGCGCGCGGTGAGCTGCACCACGGTATCGGCGCAACCGGCCTTCAGCGCGACCTGTGGCCGCTGGTCGGCTTGGCGGGAATCGATGGCCACTACGGTGTCGAACAGGCCGACGAAGCGCACCGGACGTGAACGCACCACGCTGTCGCCCAGCAGCTGCCAGCCGGTGCGGCGCAGCTGTTCGCGCAGCCAGTCGCGGCCCCCGGCGCGGTTGAGCCGGTTCACTGCGTCGCGGGCCGAAGCCGCCCCGCGCGAGAACCCGAACAGGTCCAGCCGCACCTCACCCAGCACCCGGCCGGGACGCGCCTGCGCGAGCGCCCGCAACGCCTCCGGCAAACGTTCGTCGAGGGCACGCCGGACCTTGGCGATCACCCCGCTGCGGCCAATGCCGAACGCCAGGCCCATCAGGTCATCCTCTTCACCGGTGCGCGTGCCGGCACCTTCGATGTAGATCGCCAGCGACAGCAGCCCGGGCAGGGCAGGGGAGGCAGCACGGTGGTCCGGATACAGCGCGTGCAACCGCGCGATGTTGGTCAGCCCGTTGCTGTAGCTGCTGGTCAGGCGGCTTTGATACGGCGATGCATCATCGGCAAGCACCGCCGGGGCCGGCGGACGCGGGGCGGGCGTGGTGCTGCCGGCAGGACGCGAGGCATGCTGCAGGTTGTCGGCGTTGTTGCGGGTGCCGTCGAAGAACAGGCCGATCTGGAGCGAAACGAGGTCGGTCTCATCAGGTTGCCCTGCCATGGCGTCGGTTCCCGGTCGATGCACGGCCACGTTAACGCGAAAGCGGTACTTACGCGACATAGCTGAACCGTCGTGGCTGCCGATCACAGTTCCAGACATTGACCGGGCAGACCTCTTGTTTTCACACGAATGATTGAAGCCATATGACATGGCTGCTGACAGGGGCGGCAGTGCACCAACAACCATGACTGTTCACTCACGGAGAACGACACAATGTCCAGTTCGATGAGAAAGACCGCAGGTGTGTTAGCGCTGTGCCTGGTGGGCGTGGGAACTGCCGCCGCGGCCCCGTTGTTCGAGCCGGTGACGGTGCTCAGCCGCGCCAGCGCGGCCAGCCAGCCGGCGGTGCAGGCGCTGTTATCGGCCCCGTCCACTGCGGCGGTGGAAGAAGTCCGCGTGGATGCCGCCGCCGTGGCACCGGCGCAGCGGCAACTGGAGTTCGCGCTGCTGGGTACGCAGGTGAAGGCGCTTCAGCAGCGCGTTGAAAGCCTGCCCGACGGCGGCAGCATCTGGTACGGCCAGCTGCGTTCGGCCTCGGACAAGCTGACCCGTGCCAGCACCAATGACCCGGGCAATTCGGTGATCCTGGTCAGCGACGGCCAGACCGTGACCGGTTCGATCCGTAAGGACGGTCAGCTGTATCGCCTGCGCCCGGTCAGCGATGGCCGGCACATGCTGGTCCAGGTGGACGAGTCCCGCATGCCGGCCGATCATCCGGCCGCCGATTACAACGCCTTGCCGAAGATCGACATGGCGGTGGACGAGAAAGTGACCGCAGCGGCCGCGTCGTCCGGCACGCCAGCGACCATCCGCGTGCTGGTGGCGGCGACCAATGCGGCGGTCAGTGCTTACGGTGGCAACATGCAGTCGCTGGTGCAGCTGGCCGTGGCCGAGTCCAACCAGGGCTACGTCAACAGCAACGTGGGCATCACCCTGCAACTGGCCAACTATCAGGCGGTGTCCTACACCGAGTCGGGCAACTTCAGCACCGACCTCGCGCGCTTCCGCTCCACCAGTGACGGTTACATGGACGCCATCCACACCACCCGCAACAGCACCGCCGCCGACGTGGCCGTGCTGCTGATCAACAACAGCAGTTATTGCGGGCTGGCATCAGGCATTGGTTCCAGCGCGTCCACTGCATTTGCAGCGGTGTATTGGGACTGCGCCACAGGGTACTACTCGTTCGCGCATGAAATCGGCCATCTGCAGAGCGCGCGGCA is part of the Stenotrophomonas oahuensis genome and encodes:
- a CDS encoding ferritin-like domain-containing protein, with translation MAEADPLRKVALTQHHARQFRAGQLKAAADAQPPEPIRMPGRPPQLQLVHPRELPRRGLGSPEGRAAFIHAIAHIELNAIDLAWDAVYRFRGLPSSFHADWVSVADDESRHFMLLQGRLEAHGHRYGDFPAHNGLWDMCERTAHDGLSRMALVPRVLEARGLDVTPGMITKLRSANDHATADVLEVILREEVAHVAAGSRWYRWYCAREGVEPRARFIALLKEYAGGYLNGPFNLEARLLAGFDEEEMADLVEQAGNS
- a CDS encoding phospholipase effector Tle1 domain-containing protein encodes the protein MAGQPDETDLVSLQIGLFFDGTRNNADNLQHASRPAGSTTPAPRPPAPAVLADDASPYQSRLTSSYSNGLTNIARLHALYPDHRAASPALPGLLSLAIYIEGAGTRTGEEDDLMGLAFGIGRSGVIAKVRRALDERLPEALRALAQARPGRVLGEVRLDLFGFSRGAASARDAVNRLNRAGGRDWLREQLRRTGWQLLGDSVVRSRPVRFVGLFDTVVAIDSRQADQRPQVALKAGCADTVVQLTARDEHRHHFALTTVAPTFEEIALPGAHANIGGSYDQRIEGPKLLTRPQGQRIRQHDVPDTTAPPLSLLRSTQVYVRAQAACRRWQKALDLDDDAVWVDVWHRWQQMRVAGSNSVLPQWVLFAHAAVVLKREIDWRYQLVALRLMHARAVAAGVVWQQSPDAIPGLALPAELQDIAARLLAGHALDAAQELRLRQRYLMQSAHWNFDALGDTALLYAADEGVRELPYRPGPGLFYINRPTEDGKRVVLANA
- a CDS encoding zinc-dependent metalloprotease codes for the protein MSSSMRKTAGVLALCLVGVGTAAAAPLFEPVTVLSRASAASQPAVQALLSAPSTAAVEEVRVDAAAVAPAQRQLEFALLGTQVKALQQRVESLPDGGSIWYGQLRSASDKLTRASTNDPGNSVILVSDGQTVTGSIRKDGQLYRLRPVSDGRHMLVQVDESRMPADHPAADYNALPKIDMAVDEKVTAAAASSGTPATIRVLVAATNAAVSAYGGNMQSLVQLAVAESNQGYVNSNVGITLQLANYQAVSYTESGNFSTDLARFRSTSDGYMDAIHTTRNSTAADVAVLLINNSSYCGLASGIGSSASTAFAAVYWDCATGYYSFAHEIGHLQSARHDIATDPSTSPYAYGHGYRYQPSTGSRWRTIMAYDCTSGCPRLNFWSNPNISYNGVPMGIAASADNQRVLVNTKAAIAAFR